In the genome of Thermosphaera aggregans DSM 11486, one region contains:
- a CDS encoding mechanosensitive ion channel family protein, with protein sequence MSLLEPVLGFLNNPQLLSIIIALIIFSIGYFVALVIRRIVFKIGIRFYARNIASIVSKIIYYVVLLIALSTALGYLGVELTGLIIAGGFAGIIVGVALQPLMASFFAGLYVMAERVIQQGEVVSIGNTMGEVVEVSLMFTKIRTFDGVLVTMPNSQLLSTVIQNYSKAVARMLEFTVSIAYSEDAEKAYSVIKDAVDNHPYVLADPAPDIFVSKLGDSGVVITVRVWVPRTLVYPVTKDLLWKIKKSLDQAGVSIPFPQLDVWIKTPVTLKKEEGSG encoded by the coding sequence ATGAGTCTTCTCGAACCAGTCCTAGGCTTTCTCAACAATCCTCAGCTCCTCAGCATCATAATCGCCCTCATCATATTCAGCATAGGGTACTTCGTAGCCTTAGTCATTCGTAGAATTGTCTTCAAGATAGGCATACGCTTCTACGCTAGAAACATCGCAAGCATTGTCTCCAAAATAATCTACTATGTAGTATTGCTTATAGCCTTATCCACAGCCCTAGGATACCTGGGGGTAGAGCTAACTGGCTTGATAATAGCCGGAGGGTTCGCAGGCATAATAGTCGGTGTGGCATTGCAGCCCTTAATGGCAAGTTTCTTCGCCGGCCTCTACGTAATGGCTGAAAGAGTCATTCAGCAAGGGGAAGTTGTTTCAATAGGGAATACTATGGGGGAAGTTGTCGAGGTCTCATTAATGTTTACCAAGATAAGGACGTTCGACGGAGTACTGGTAACCATGCCTAACAGCCAACTCCTATCAACCGTTATTCAAAACTACAGTAAAGCAGTTGCGAGAATGCTTGAGTTCACGGTTTCAATAGCTTACAGCGAGGATGCTGAGAAAGCCTACAGTGTGATAAAGGATGCTGTGGATAATCACCCCTACGTGTTAGCCGACCCTGCCCCAGACATCTTCGTGTCAAAGCTCGGAGACAGCGGAGTGGTCATCACCGTCAGGGTATGGGTGCCGAGAACACTCGTCTACCCTGTCACGAAAGACCTGTTGTGGAAGATTAAGAAATCGCTAGACCAGGCAGGGGTTTCAATACCGTTCCCACAGCTGGATGTCTGGATTAAAACCCCTGTCACGCTCAAGAAGGAGGAAGGGAGTGGTTAA
- a CDS encoding DNA-directed RNA polymerase subunit H: protein MKKKIDILEHELVPKHEVLDPKEAAEVLKNLGLHPWQLPWISIDDPVVKAIGAKPGDIVRIYRKSPTAGTSIAYRYVVVDVTKKTEA from the coding sequence ATGAAGAAAAAGATAGATATTCTGGAACACGAGCTAGTACCTAAGCATGAGGTTCTCGATCCTAAAGAAGCCGCTGAGGTTTTGAAAAATCTTGGCCTTCACCCTTGGCAACTCCCGTGGATCTCTATCGACGATCCTGTCGTCAAGGCGATAGGCGCTAAGCCGGGGGACATAGTAAGAATATACAGGAAGAGCCCTACCGCTGGGACTTCAATAGCATACAGGTATGTAGTCGTTGATGTCACCAAGAAAACGGAGGCTTGA